A part of Rhizobium binae genomic DNA contains:
- a CDS encoding nucleotidyl transferase AbiEii/AbiGii toxin family protein, with amino-acid sequence MAAEKARRPIHLLEKDAWVVWALQTLYATALGDHLVFKGGTSLSKAYNAIRRFSEDVDLTYDIRTLAHDLVGENEEALPKTRSEEKRWSSEVRKRLPVWVSETVRPLVADALSAQSLPATVRVEADRLFIDYEAISGGSGYVAPSVMLEFGARSTGEPASVRDISCDAAGLVDGIEFPNARPRVMHAERTFWEKATAIHVFCLQERLRGERFSRHWHDIVRLDDIGVADSAIADRELAKSVAQHKSMFFAEKAADKTPIDYEAAVGRGLQLTPSGAGRTALEQDYSRMLEDGLLLDEAETFDELLSRCVKIQEKANASG; translated from the coding sequence ATCGCAGCGGAGAAAGCCAGGCGGCCTATCCACCTCCTGGAAAAGGACGCGTGGGTCGTCTGGGCACTGCAGACCCTTTACGCAACGGCGCTTGGCGACCACCTTGTCTTCAAGGGCGGCACGTCCCTCTCGAAAGCCTACAACGCCATCCGTAGGTTTTCGGAAGATGTAGACCTGACCTACGATATCCGCACGCTCGCTCATGATCTCGTGGGCGAGAACGAGGAGGCATTGCCGAAAACCAGAAGCGAAGAAAAGCGCTGGTCGAGCGAAGTCCGCAAGCGTTTGCCGGTCTGGGTATCCGAGACCGTGCGCCCGCTCGTTGCCGATGCGCTCAGCGCCCAGTCGCTTCCAGCCACCGTCCGGGTCGAAGCCGACAGGCTCTTCATCGACTACGAGGCAATTAGTGGAGGATCCGGCTATGTCGCTCCAAGCGTGATGCTGGAGTTTGGGGCTCGATCGACCGGCGAACCGGCAAGCGTTCGCGACATTTCATGCGACGCTGCCGGCCTTGTCGATGGCATCGAATTTCCCAACGCGCGACCGCGGGTCATGCATGCCGAACGCACGTTCTGGGAAAAGGCGACAGCAATTCACGTCTTCTGCCTGCAGGAACGCCTCCGCGGGGAGCGCTTTTCACGCCACTGGCACGACATCGTTCGTCTCGACGATATAGGCGTCGCCGACAGCGCAATCGCTGATCGCGAGCTGGCAAAGTCGGTGGCGCAGCATAAATCGATGTTTTTCGCTGAGAAGGCGGCTGACAAAACGCCGATTGACTATGAAGCGGCTGTGGGCAGGGGGCTGCAGCTGACGCCCTCCGGCGCCGGGAGGACAGCTCTCGAACAGGACTACTCGCGGATGCTTGAAGACGGCCTTCTTCTCGATGAGGCCGAGACCTTCGACGAACTCCTCTCTCGATGCGTAAAAATCCAAGAAAAGGCCAATGCCAGCGGCTGA
- a CDS encoding DUF6088 family protein, which translates to MQRLTTQIMAYAEQLPEGTALSAKAFLHLGNRAAVDQALSRLYERGELVRAGRGIYLKAIKSRFGSRPPTVEQAVEAVAHQRGEVIVSNGAAAANSLGLSSQVPIRSIYFTSGRSRTMTVGSQTVELKHVPRWQLALANKPAGLAVRALAWLGPEKADEALPSIKRKLSAEAFGELVAAAPQFPTWLARSVGKAAYG; encoded by the coding sequence ATGCAACGACTAACAACACAGATCATGGCCTATGCCGAACAGCTGCCCGAGGGAACGGCGCTGTCCGCAAAGGCCTTCCTGCATTTGGGAAACCGTGCTGCGGTAGACCAGGCTCTGTCGCGCCTATATGAACGCGGCGAGCTCGTCCGGGCCGGTCGTGGGATCTATCTCAAGGCGATCAAGAGCCGCTTCGGAAGCCGGCCGCCTACGGTCGAGCAAGCCGTCGAAGCCGTTGCGCACCAGCGTGGCGAGGTGATCGTTTCGAATGGCGCTGCGGCTGCAAACTCACTCGGTCTTTCCAGTCAGGTGCCGATCCGGTCCATATACTTCACATCCGGTCGCAGCCGAACCATGACTGTCGGCAGCCAGACGGTCGAGTTGAAGCACGTGCCACGTTGGCAGCTTGCCTTGGCGAACAAGCCTGCCGGCCTGGCTGTCCGCGCGCTGGCCTGGCTCGGTCCGGAAAAGGCCGACGAGGCTCTTCCGAGCATCAAGCGGAAGCTCTCCGCAGAGGCGTTCGGCGAACTCGTTGCCGCCGCCCCTCAGTTTCCCACCTGGCTTGCCCGCAGTGTAGGAAAGGCCGCTTATGGCTGA